The following are encoded together in the Anopheles nili chromosome 3, idAnoNiliSN_F5_01, whole genome shotgun sequence genome:
- the LOC128726349 gene encoding ubiquitin carboxyl-terminal hydrolase 3-like, translated as MDCPHIVDNVGLGKDSIRIVRSNFSTTPSCNVSAVGDPAAGRILIPTVGSDVTAAVTLSHVAVSQAVLTATSTASSTVASKHWKCAECSISKDNWMCLQCGAVLCGRYDNGHALKHSNTNRNHNICINTSNQSVYCYKCDEFVINDTNDNALEELRQELKESNGDQMDTISETSSTLEEISSSKSTQETASTSSSSDSGWEEPAPSALAIPLPVSSITIVSSRKLRPRKRTISSDSNNENGATTAKRKSMRRVVGLRNLGNTCFMNSVLQSLSNIQEFSCYFNTMPALEMKHKQKAYHSRSMKETMDDVFVVEELRKVLLNLSQGGDGSKGAISPECLFLVIWKVVPQFRGHRQHDAHEFLRYMLDRLHTELQQVSFPVELSGPKSGEHKNPYNVSGLSHLQAKGRNSIVTNVFGGVLQSEVRCLICGMESKKHDPFLDLSLDIPEKFYSKDHSADSSSTGTDGVNGAGATSVCHISDCLSSFTEVEELAETELYYCNSCKCKQKSTKRFWIRRLPNVLCLHIKRFRWNNFYRTKIDLRIAFPINALDMSQFVLNNGPETRRSNSSCNIYDLAAVIVHHGNGSSCGHYTSFAINNGVWMHFNDHTVKEVSSAAVAECKPYILFYIKRDPTNANRLSTTSTVAPGTTVAHQSS; from the exons ATGGATTGTCCCCACATTGTCGATAACGTAGGTCTCGGCAAGGATTCGATCAGGATCGTGAGGAGCAACTTCAGCACCACCCCGAGTTGCAATGTGTCCGCCGTGGGAGATCCTGCGGCCGGTAGGATTCTTATTCCAACGGTGGGGTCCGATGTAACGGCCGCGGTCACACTATCCCACGTAGCTGTTAGTCAGGCCGTTCTTACGGCTACTTCTACTGCGTCATCAACAGTAGCCTCCAAGCATTGGAAATGTGCAG AATGCTCCATCAGCAAAGACAACTGGATGTGCTTACAGTGCGGGGCAGTACTATGCGGACGATACGACAATGGTCACGCGCTGAAGCACTCGAATACGAACCGAAATCACAACATATGCATCAACACATCAAACCAGTCAGTTTATTG CTACAAGTGCGATGAATTCGTGATAAACGACACCAATGATAACGCGCTCGAGGAGCTAAGGCAGGAGCTGAAGGAAAGCAATGGCGATCAGATGGACACGATTTCCGAAACGTCCTCGACGCTGGAGGAAATCAGCTCGTCCAAGTCGACCCAGGAAACGGCCAGCACGTCCTCGTCGAGCGATTCCGGCTGGGAAGAGCCGGCACCGTCGGCACTGGCCATTCCCCTGCCCGTCTCCTCGATCACGATTGTCAGCTCGCGGAAGCTGCGTCCTCGCAAGCGCACTATTTCCAGTGACAGCAACAACGAGAACGGAGCGACCACCGCCAAGCGCAAATCGATGCGGCGGGTCGTGGGGCTGCGCAACCTTGGTAACACCTGCTTCATGAACTCAGTATTACAGTCCCTGAGCAACATACAGGAGTTTAGCTGTTACTTCAACACTATGCCGGCCCTGGAGATGAAACACAAGCAGAAGGCGTACCATTCGCGCAGCATGAAGGAAACGATGGACGACGTGTTCGTGGTGGAGGAGTTACGCAAG GTCCTTTTAAATCTCAGCCAAGGAGGTGACGGATCAAAGGGAGCCATCTCACCCGAGTGCTTGTTTCTCGTCATCTGGAAGGTGGTGCCGCAGTTTCGCGGACATCGGCAACACGATGCGCACGAGTTTCTGCGCTACATGCTCGACCGCTTGCACACCGAGCTGCAGCAGGTGTCCTTTCCGGTCGAGCTGTCTGGGCCCAAGTCGGGGGAACACAAAAACCCGTACAACGTGTCCGGGCTGAGCCATCTGCAGGCGAAGGGGCGCAATTCCATCGTCACAAATGTGTTCGGTGGAGTGTTGCAGAGCGAGGTGCGCTGTTTGATCTGCGGaatggagagcaaaaagcacGACCCATTCCTCGATCTATCGCTAGACATTCCGGAAAAGTTTTACAGTAAAGATCACTCCGCGGACAGTAGTAGCACTGGCACGGACGGTGTAAACGGTGCTGGTGCCACGTCGGTTTGTCACATATCCGACTGTTTGTCTAGCTTTACCGAG GTGGAAGAGCTAGCAGAAACAGAATTATACTACTGCAATTCGTGCAAGTGCAAACAGAAATCGACAAAGCGTTTTTGGATTCGCCGTCTGCCGAACGTGTTATGTTTGCACATTAAACGCTTTCGTTGGAACAATTTCTATAG AACTAAAATCGACTTGAGAATAGCATTCCCCATCAACGCACTTGATATGTCGCAGTTTGTGCTAAATAATGGGCCCGAAACGAGAAGATCTAATTCCAGCTGCAACATCTACGATCTAGCCGCAGTTATAGTCCATCATGGCAATGG TTCCAGCTGTGGCCACTACACGTCCTTCGCCATCAACAATGGCGTGTGGATGCACTTTAACGATCACACGGTGAAAGAAGTGAGCAGTGCGGCTGTAGCCGAGTGCAAACCGTACATCCTGTTCTACATCAAGCGTGATCCAACGAATGCCAACCGACTGTCGACCACCAGCACCGTGGCGCCCGGTACAACGGTGGCCCATCAGTCGTCCTGA
- the LOC128725824 gene encoding phosphoglycerate kinase, translated as MALNKLSIENVDLKGKRVFMRVDFNVPIKEGKITSNQRIVAAIDSIKFALEKGAKSVVLASHLGRPDGNKNVKYTLAPVADELKKLLGRDVTFLNDCVGAEVEAACKDPATGSVILLENVRFYVEEEGKGVDASGNKVKADKDKVKTFRESLAKLGDVYVNDAFGTAHRAHSSMMGEGYSQRAAGLLLNKELRYFSQALDNPPRPFLAILGGAKVADKIQLIENLLDKVNEMIIGGGMAFTFLKVLNNMEIGGSLFDAEGAKIVQNLVDKAKKNNVQLHLPVDFVTGDKFAEDAATGEATVEGGIPAGHLGLDIGPKTREAFAAPIARAKIIVWNGPPGVFEFANFANGTKGLMDGVVAATKAGTVSIIGGGDTASCCAKWGTESQVSHVSTGGGASLELLEGKVLPGVDALSSA; from the exons ATGGCTCTGAACAAGCTCAGCATCGAAAATGTGGACCTGAAGGGCAAACGGGTGTTTATGCG GGTGGATTTCAACGTTCCGATTAAGGAGGGCAAAATCACGAGCAATCAGCGTATTGTGGCCGCAATCGACAGCATCAAGTTCGCGCTTGAGAAGGGCGCAAAGTCGGTCGTGTTGGCCTCGCATCTTGGCCGTCCCGATGGTAACAAAAACGTCAAGTACACGCTGGCACCGGTGGCTGATGAGCTAAAGAAGCTGCTCGGGCGTGATGTAACGTTCCTGAACGATTGCGTCGGCGCTGAGGTGGAGGCTGCCTGCAAGGACCCAGCGACCGGTTCCGTGATTCTGCTGGAAAACGTGCGCTTCTACGTCGAGGAAGAGGGCAAGGGAGTCGATGCCAGCGGCAATAAG GTTAAGGCCGACAAAGATAAGGTAAAAACATTCCGCGAGAGCTTGGCCAAGCTGGGTGATGTGTACGTGAACGACGCATTCGGTACGGCTCACCGTGCGCACAGTTCGATGATGGGCGAAGGTTACAGCCAGCGGGCGGCCGGTTTGCTGCTGAACAAGGAGCTGCGCTACTTCTCGCAGGCCCTCGATAACCCGCCCCGACCGTTCCTGGCCATCCTGGGCGGTGCGAAGGTGGCCGACAAGATCCAGCTGATCGAGAACCTGCTCGACAAGGTGAACGAGATGAtcatcggtggtggcatggCGTTCACCTTCCTGAAGGTGCTGAACAACATGGAGATCGGTGGCTCGCTGTTCGACGCTGAGGGTGCCAAGATCGTGCAGAATCTCGTCGACAAGGCGAAGAAGAACAATGTGCAGCTGCATCTGCCGGTTGACTTCGTGACGGGCGACAAATTCGCTGAGGATGCGGCCACTGGTGAGGCGACTGTTGAGGGAGGAATTCCTGCTGGTCATCTGGGACTCGATATTGGGCCAAAGACGCGCGAAGCCTTCGCGGCACCGATCGCACGGGCAAAGATCATCGTCTGGAACGGTCCGCCCGGTGTGTTTGAGTTCGCAAACTTCGCCAACGGCACCAAGGGGCTGATGGATGGCGTTGTAGCGGCTACCAAAGCTGGCACCGTGTCgatcatcggtggtggtgatacTGCGTCGTGCTGCGCCAAATGGGGAACCGAGTCACAGGTGTCGCACGTCTCGACTGGTGGCGGTGCGTCGCTGGAGCTGCTCGAGGGCAAGGTTCTGCCCGGTGTAGATGCACTGAGCAGTGCTTAA
- the LOC128727746 gene encoding peroxisomal biogenesis factor 19 — translation MSDTKENDSSQKGQDTSRDTELDDLLDSALEDFNKHKDDSAKPSASGATGGSGKPGDQVPSAAQLLIDLKAAGDDYEKTMAAIFGCDGDKSDNAWDATLLGMQRIAEAASLAIRSENTTDEATPANTLDPAISQTINDALKAMSEGQDNLQSPFSPEEIANIFGNIDLNATGENNAFLPFMHKMMQSLLSPDVLLPCIRELVERYPAWLTEHGPSLPEEERELYEKQLKLLKEVSVELQKEKEDDPEDVKRALFQSVLDKMQALQDLGSPPAELVGDIAPGNPPMLDPSLLNEQNPCPMS, via the exons ATGTCGGATACGAAGGAAAATGATTCTAGTCAAAAGGGCCAAGATACCTCGCGGGACACGGAGTTAGATGACCTGCTCGACA GTGCCCTGGAGGATTTCAACAAACACAAAGATGATTCCGCCAAACCAAGCGCATCCGGGGCGACGGGTGGTTCGGGAAAACCAGGCGACCAGGTTCCTTCCGCGGCCCAGCTGTTAATCGACCTGAA GGCAGCGGGAGACGACTACGAAAAAACCATGGCCGCAATATTTGGCTGCGACGGCGATAAAAGCGACAACGCTTGGGATGCAACGTTGCTTGGGATGCAACGGATCGCTGAAGCGGCCAGTTTGGCGATACGCTCCGAAAACACTACAGACGAGGCCACGCCAGCGAACACACTGGACCCGGCCATTAGCCAAACCATCAACGACGCGCTGAAGGCGATGAGCGAGGGCCAAGATAACCTCCAGTCCCCATTCAGCCCCGAGGAGATCGCGAACATATTCGGTAACATCGATCTGAACGCGACGGGTGAAAACAATGCATTTCTGCCGTTCATGCATAAGATGATGCAGAGCCTGCTGTCGCCCGACGTACTGCTACCCTGCATACGGGAATTGGTTGAAAGGTACCCCGCATGGTTGACCGAACACGGTCCGAGTCTTCCCGAAGAGGAGCGAGAGTTGTACGAGAAGCAGCTGAAGCTGCTGAAAGAGGTCTCGGTAGAGCTGCAGAAGGAAAAGGAGGACGACCCGGAAGATGTGAAACGGGCATTGTTTCAGAGCGTGCTGGATAAGATGCAAGCCCTGCAGGATCTGGGCTCACCGCCGGCCGAACTGGTGGGCGATATAGCGCCTGGCAATCCGCCAATGCTCGATCCGTCGTTATTAAATGAGCAGAATCCCTGCCCGATGAGTTAA
- the LOC128722709 gene encoding protein transport protein Sec24C: MNPQMSAYGQYPPQGWPQQQNVPQPGGPPPGPMPTMNGAQTNPQQLASQMQNMALAGPPQQHGPPPPKMGVSNMNGPAMGGPPPASFPNQQAPMVRPPSAGGPVPGGYPPPAQPGGPTMVSNGPGPGQPGAVRPPMPPMAGGGYGQTNGHSMAPPGQSAPSGQQFGGPVPPMAAPGTGPPPRPGQPFAPQPGNAYQQPPQQQAATYPPTGGPPSFGAGTVGPSPPQQQYPGPPMPGQQMPQHQQQQSVPPQQPPMGFPPQAGQMPPMGGQMPPMGGQMPPRGYNQMPPGAGYNQMPPMPGQQQQQQPQQQQQQQQMHPQPQFHHQGAGMMGGHYPAPPPAAPQQKRLDPESMPNPIQMMQDNQESCGGIFSTNLPGEVPPLVTTKFVTQDQGNASPRFVRSTMYNIPQTADMLKQCAVPFALIISPFARTVGDEMAPPVVDFGEMGPIRCIRCKAYICPSMQFLDGGRRFQCQFCKATSDVPAEYFQHLDHTGQRMDKYERPELVLGTYEFVATKEYCRNNTPPKPPAMVFLIDVSYNNVKSGLVQLLCTQMKNIIRNLPVDGERPRTAMKVGFITYNSSVHFYNLKSTLAQPQMMVVGDLQEMFMPLLDGFLVDPEESATVIDALMEQIPKMFEDTRETETILLPALQAGLEALKASDCVGKLYVFHSTLPNADAPGKLKAREDRKLLGTDKEKTVLTPQSTIYNMLAQDCVGAGVSVDLFAFNNAYIDLATIGQVARLTGGEVYKYTYFQADIDGARLVRDLIKNISRPIAFDAVMRVRTSTGVRPTDFYGHFFMSNTKDMEIASIDCEKAVSVEVKHDDKLTDDLVLIQVALLYTSCSGQRRLRVHNLALKTCSSLMDLFRCCDLDTTLLYFAKQGLTKLMDNNPKAVKDAIVHRAVQLLACYRKHCASPTSSGQLILPEGMKLLPLYVNCLLKNDAFSGGSDISIDDRSYVIYYVMSMDLPTSVQYFYPRLIPLHDVNVDAGDTVPASIRCTGDKMHEDGAYILENGVHMFMWLGLSLSSEFTQSVFGAQCTQQIDTDRTGLPVFDNPLSKRVRGIVDKIQAEKRRCMRLTLVKQRDKLESVLRHFLVEDRGTTDGSVSYVDFLCHVHKEIRQMLS, encoded by the exons ATGAATCCGCAAATGTCTGCCTACGGGCAATATCCGCCACAAGGCTGGCCGCAACAGCAAAACGTTCCCCAGCCGGGAGGACCACCACCAGGTCCGATGCCAACCATGAACGGAGCGCAAACGAAC CCGCAACAGTTGGCTAGCCAGATGCAAAACATGGCCCTGGCGGGTCCGCCACAGCAGCATGGGCCACCGCCGCCAAAGATGGGCGTTTCGAATATGAATGGACCCGCCATGGGAGGGCCACCACCGGCGAGCTTTCCCAATCAACAGGCCCCAATGGTAAGGCCACCGTCTGCAGGTGGACCTGTGCCGGGAGGATATCCTCCACCGGCTCAACCCGGTGGTCCTACGATGGTGAGTAATGGGCCCGGACCTGGTCAACCAGGTGCTGTGCGACCACCGATGCCACCCATGGCCGGCGGGGGTTATGGTCAAACCAATGGCCATTCGATGGCTCCTCCCGGCCAATCTGCCCCATCCGGTCAACAATTCGGGGGACCCGTGCCACCGATGGCGGCACCAGGGACTGGTCCCCCACCACGTCCCGGACAACCATTCGCACCACAACCGGGTAACGCTTATCAGCAACCACCGCAACAGCAAGCGGCCACTTACCCACCAACTGGTGGGCCACCATCTTTTGGAGCGGGCACTGTGGGTCCTTCTCCACCACAACAGCAATATCCGGGCCCTCCGATGCCAGGACAACAGATGCctcaacatcaacagcagcagtcggTGCCGCCGCAACAACCGCCTATGGGTTTCCCACCGCAGGCCGGACAAATGCCACCGATGGGCGGTCAAATGCCACCGATGGGCGGTCAAATGCCACCCAGGGGTTATAAC CAAATGCCCCCTGGCGCGGGCTACAACCAGATGCCACCAATGCcgggtcagcagcagcaacagcaaccacagcagcagcaacagcaacagcagatgcATCCACAACCGCAGTTCCATCATCAGGGCGCGGGCATGATGGGAGGACATTATCCTGccccaccaccggcggcaccGCAGCAGAAGCGGCTCGATCCGGAAAGCATGCCCAACCCGATCCAGATGATGCAGGATAACCAGGAGAGCTGTGGTGGCATCTTCTCGACAAACCTACCCGGTGAGGTTCCGCCGCTGGTGACGACCAAGTTCGTGACGCAGGACCAGGGCAATGCGAGCCCGCGTTTCGTGCGTTCGACGATGTACAACATTCCGCAGACGGCCGATATGCTGAAGCAGTGCGCCGTTCCGTTCGCGCTCATTATTTCGCCTTTTGCGCGCACTGTTGGTGATGAGATGGCACCTCCGGTCGTGGATTTTGGTGAGATGGGCCCGATTCGATGCATCCGCTGTAAGGCGTACATCTGCCCGTCGATGCAGTTCCTCGATGGAGGCCGCCGGTTCCAGTGTCAGTTCTGTAAGGCGACTTCCGACGTGCCGGCCGAGTACTTCCAGCATCTTGATCACACCGGTCAGCGTATGGATAAGTACGAGCGACCGGAGCTTGTGCTCGGTACGTACGAGTTTGTCGCAACGAAGGAGTACTGCCGCAACAACACGCCCCCGAAGCCACCGGCGATGGTCTTCCTGATCGACGTGTCGTACAACAACGTCAAGTCGGGGCTGGTGCAGTTGCTGTGCACGCAGATGAAGAACATCATCCGGAACCTGCCGGTTGACGGAGAACGTCCACGCACGGCCATGAAGGTTGGCTTCATCACGTACAACAGCTCGGTGCACTTCTACAACCTGAAGAGCACGCTCGCCCAGCCCcagatgatggtggtgggtgaTCTGCAGGAGATGTTTATGCCACTGCTCGATGGCTTCCTCGTCGATCCGGAGGAATCCGCCACCGTGATCGACGCGCTCATGGAGCAGATCCCGAAGATGTTCGAGGATACGCGCGAAACCGAGACGATTCTGTTGCCGGCGTTGCAAGCCGGACTCGAGGCACTCAAGGCGTCCGATTGCGTCGGCAAACTGTACGTGTTCCATTCGACGTTGCCGAATGCGGACGCACCGGGCAAGCTGAAGGCCCGTGAAGACCGCAAGCTGTTGGGAACGGATAAGGAGAAAACGGTCCTCACACCACAATCGACCATCTACAACATGCTGGCGCAGGATTGCGTCGGCGCGGGTGTATccgttgatttgtttgcgttcaACAATGCGTACATCGATCTGGCGACGATCGGGCAGGTGGCCCGGTTGACCGGTGGTGAGGTGTACAAGTACACCTACTTCCAG GCCGACATTGATGGAGCGCGGTTGGTGAGAGATTTGATCAAGAACATTTCGCGCCCGATCGCCTTCGATGCGGTGATGCGCGTGCGCACCTCGACTGGCGTACGTCCGACCGATTTCTACGGACACTTCTTCATGTCCAACACGAAGGACATGGAAATCGCCAGCATCG ATTGCGAGAAAGCCGTCTCGGTGGAGGTGAAGCACGACGACAAGCTGACGGACGACCTGGTGCTGATCCAGGTAGCGCTCCTGTACACGTCCTGCTCCGGTCAACGCCGGCTACGGGTGCACAATCTCGCCCTAAAGACGTGCTCGTCGCTAATGGATTTGTTTCGGTGCTGCGACCTCGACACGACGCTGCTGTACTTCGCCAAGCAGGGCCTCACCAAGCTGATGGACAACAACCCGAAAGCGGTGAAGGACGCAATCGTGCACCGAGCGGTACAGCTGCTGGCGTGCTACCGGAAGCACTGTGCCTCACCGACCTCATCCGGTCAGCTGATCCTGCCCGAGGGCATGAAGTTGCTGCCGCTTTACGTCAACTGTTTGCTGAAGAACGACGCGTTCTCGGGCGGATCGGACATCTCGATCGATGATCGCTCGTACGTGATCTACTACGTGATGAGCATGGATCTGCCCACCTCGGTGCAGTACTTTTATCCGCGCTTGATCCCACTGCACGATGTCAACGTGGACGCTGGGGACACCGTCCCGGCCTCCATCCGTTGTACCGGCGACAAGATGCACGAAGATGGTGCATACATTTTGG AAAACGGTGTTCATATGTTTATGTGGCTCGGGTTGTCCCTTTCCTCCGAGTTCACGCAGTCGGTGTTTGGGGCGCAGTGTACGCAGCAGATCGACACCGATCGTACGGGTTTGCCAGTATTCGATAATCCTCTATCCAAGCGTGTTCGTGGCATCGTCGACAAGATCCAGGCGGAGAAGCGCCGGTGCATGCGG CTGACGTTGGTGAAGCAGCGCGATAAACTCGAGAGCGTATTGCGGCACTTTTTGGTGGAGGATCGTGGCACCACCGATGGTTCGGTTAGCTACGTAGATTTCCTCTGCCACGTGCACAAAGAGATTCGACAAATGCTGAGCTAG